The following are from one region of the Melaminivora suipulveris genome:
- a CDS encoding DUF4214 domain-containing protein produces MRAYVSYYGRPADYEGLVWWADRLEHEGGKLDSIIDAFGKSPEFTERYGKLTPAQLITGLFQQLFGRSPDPAGLDYYTKLLTSGQRSLQNIALDVMGGALNEDAQVLNQRLAAARRFTSGAAAPGVDSAHFDAEAMVAVLAGVDAKPASTQQACRAFGAMLATVGGTQSSGTVLAAHSTFAGNTAGTNGGAIAAAQPGAAVTAAGSVFSANVANDGGAVALNDRASLTARSRTSWTTMPAASTWGVAAPSSATTARSI; encoded by the coding sequence TTGCGCGCCTACGTCTCCTACTACGGCCGACCGGCGGATTACGAAGGCCTGGTCTGGTGGGCCGACCGCCTGGAGCATGAAGGCGGCAAGCTCGACAGCATCATCGACGCTTTCGGCAAATCCCCCGAGTTCACCGAGCGCTACGGCAAGCTCACCCCCGCCCAGCTGATCACCGGCCTGTTCCAGCAGCTGTTCGGCCGCTCACCCGATCCCGCCGGGCTGGATTACTACACGAAGCTCCTCACCTCGGGCCAGCGCAGTTTGCAAAACATCGCGCTGGACGTGATGGGCGGCGCGCTCAATGAAGACGCGCAGGTTCTGAATCAGCGCCTGGCGGCGGCGCGGCGTTTCACATCGGGCGCTGCAGCACCTGGCGTCGACTCGGCGCATTTCGACGCCGAGGCCATGGTGGCAGTCCTGGCAGGGGTCGATGCGAAGCCCGCCAGCACTCAGCAGGCGTGCCGGGCGTTCGGCGCCATGCTCGCCACCGTGGGCGGGACGCAGAGCAGTGGGACGGTGCTTGCCGCGCACAGCACGTTCGCCGGCAATACGGCCGGCACCAATGGCGGTGCCATCGCAGCCGCCCAACCGGGGGCTGCCGTCACCGCCGCGGGCAGTGTGTTTTCTGCCAACGTGGCCAACGACGGTGGAGCCGTGGCGCTGAACGACCGCGCCAGCTTGACGGCCCGGTCACGGACTTCGTGGACAACCATGCCAGCGGCCTCGACCTGGGGGGTGGCGGCGCCATCTTCAGCTACTACGGCGCGATCGATTTGA
- a CDS encoding acyltransferase family protein, protein MRHIQGIDGLRAFAVLSVIVFHLHNELLPGGFAGVDVFFVISGYVVSKSAAERYPAPFWSFLIAFYQRRVQRIFPALLVCLLVTALASALFIPESWLSQASEKTGLMAFFGLGNFALVMFNDGYFSPRIDFNPFMHTWSLGVEEQFYFLFPPLFFFWLAGRTTMGARAILPGAALTAASLWCAWYWSGSQSVWAYYLLPSRFWELSAGALLYQWHAHRTPQRAPALLSWLGLGLLLGGFWVVDAARFPWPWALVPVVASILLIHAVVAAQGDDAGAVQRLLRSRPLVLVGKISYSLYLWHWPIFVLMRWTIGLDSLWSMALALLLTALAATASFRLVETPLRRAAWLRRAAPAGVVVGAVLVAALTGYGSTQLFAQRKAISQSVTADAQLWYPYAAAASAAPSRSGPLRGVRLFAVGDSHVGAYARMLDRAQQELGLQYVAYRTQGCPIGNLLHPLSTVPGCGEEIKEFRHWIKLQAKRGDIVFFASLRMHRFSDQWVRYDTADVLQHVQRAQDPLVRQQVLADHAELFSELRALGVQVLIDAPKPVFSAPPFRCSDGFNRISRFCEGGFGIPRETLLKARAPAMHSLQEVSARFDNVSVWDPFPILCPPENSTCTPFDETARPLFFDSDHLSGHGNDVLYPYFSRFLLGLRT, encoded by the coding sequence ATGCGCCACATCCAGGGAATCGACGGCTTGCGCGCGTTCGCCGTGCTGTCGGTGATCGTCTTTCACCTGCACAACGAACTGCTGCCCGGCGGTTTCGCCGGGGTCGACGTGTTCTTCGTGATCTCGGGCTATGTCGTGAGCAAGTCCGCAGCCGAGCGCTACCCGGCGCCCTTCTGGAGCTTTCTGATCGCCTTTTATCAGCGCCGGGTGCAGCGCATCTTCCCCGCTCTGCTGGTGTGCCTGCTGGTCACCGCGCTTGCGTCGGCGCTGTTCATTCCCGAATCGTGGCTGAGCCAGGCATCGGAAAAAACCGGGCTGATGGCCTTCTTCGGGCTGGGCAACTTCGCCCTGGTGATGTTCAACGACGGATATTTCTCCCCGCGGATCGACTTCAACCCCTTCATGCACACCTGGTCGCTGGGGGTGGAGGAGCAGTTCTACTTCCTGTTTCCGCCGCTGTTTTTTTTCTGGCTGGCAGGGCGCACAACCATGGGCGCCAGGGCCATCCTGCCCGGCGCTGCGCTGACCGCCGCCTCGCTGTGGTGCGCCTGGTACTGGAGCGGAAGCCAAAGCGTGTGGGCCTACTACCTGCTGCCCAGCCGGTTCTGGGAGCTGAGCGCGGGCGCCTTGTTGTACCAGTGGCATGCGCACCGCACGCCGCAGCGCGCCCCTGCGCTGCTGTCGTGGCTGGGGCTGGGCCTGCTGCTCGGCGGCTTCTGGGTCGTCGATGCGGCGCGCTTTCCGTGGCCCTGGGCGCTGGTGCCGGTGGTGGCCAGCATCCTGCTCATCCACGCGGTCGTCGCGGCGCAAGGGGACGACGCCGGCGCCGTGCAGCGCCTGTTGCGCTCGCGCCCCCTGGTGCTTGTCGGAAAGATTTCCTATTCGCTCTACCTGTGGCACTGGCCGATTTTTGTCTTGATGCGCTGGACCATCGGCCTGGACAGCCTCTGGAGCATGGCGCTGGCGCTACTGCTCACCGCCCTGGCGGCAACGGCTTCGTTCCGCCTGGTGGAGACGCCCCTGCGCCGCGCCGCGTGGCTGCGCCGGGCCGCACCCGCCGGCGTGGTGGTCGGTGCGGTGCTGGTGGCGGCGCTCACCGGCTACGGCAGCACGCAGCTTTTCGCCCAGCGAAAAGCCATCAGCCAGAGCGTCACGGCCGACGCGCAGCTGTGGTACCCCTATGCGGCAGCCGCCAGCGCCGCGCCCTCCCGGAGCGGGCCGCTGCGAGGCGTTCGCCTGTTCGCGGTCGGGGATTCGCATGTCGGGGCCTACGCGCGGATGCTGGACCGTGCGCAGCAGGAGCTGGGCCTGCAATACGTGGCCTATCGCACCCAAGGCTGTCCCATCGGCAACCTGCTTCACCCTCTGTCCACCGTGCCGGGCTGCGGCGAAGAAATCAAGGAGTTTCGCCACTGGATCAAGTTGCAGGCAAAGCGGGGAGACATCGTCTTTTTCGCATCCTTGCGCATGCATCGCTTCTCGGACCAATGGGTCCGGTACGACACGGCGGATGTGCTGCAACATGTCCAGCGTGCGCAAGACCCGCTGGTGCGCCAGCAGGTTCTGGCGGATCACGCCGAGTTGTTTTCAGAGTTGCGCGCCCTTGGCGTACAGGTGTTGATCGATGCGCCCAAACCGGTGTTTTCGGCGCCGCCATTTCGCTGCAGCGATGGGTTCAACAGGATCAGCCGATTCTGCGAAGGCGGCTTCGGCATCCCGCGCGAGACACTGCTGAAAGCGCGTGCGCCGGCCATGCACAGTCTGCAAGAGGTGAGCGCGCGGTTCGACAACGTGTCTGTCTGGGACCCCTTCCCCATTCTTTGCCCGCCGGAAAACTCGACCTGCACCCCCTTCGATGAAACCGCCCGCCCGCTGTTCTTTGACAGCGACCATTTGAGCGGGCACGGCAACGATGTTCTCTACCCTTATTTCTCCAGGTTTTTGCTGGGGTTGCGCACGTAG
- a CDS encoding type II toxin-antitoxin system RelE/ParE family toxin, which translates to MVMGASLRQEKPLYWVASSKRDLLDFPEEVVDDFGYGLSVVQLGGHPPCAKAWKGEGPGVFELVEDFRGDTYRVAYTVRFARAIYVLHCFQKKSPSGIRTAKADVDLIHERLRQARNHHEEQYGQDN; encoded by the coding sequence ATGGTCATGGGGGCCTCCCTCCGACAGGAAAAACCGTTGTACTGGGTAGCATCGTCCAAGCGCGATCTACTCGACTTCCCCGAAGAGGTTGTTGATGATTTCGGCTATGGCTTGAGCGTCGTGCAGCTAGGGGGCCATCCGCCTTGCGCCAAGGCCTGGAAAGGCGAAGGGCCGGGGGTGTTCGAGTTGGTAGAGGACTTCAGAGGCGATACCTACCGTGTGGCGTACACCGTGCGCTTTGCTCGGGCGATCTATGTGCTGCACTGCTTCCAGAAAAAATCGCCCTCCGGCATCCGTACAGCCAAGGCTGATGTCGATCTGATCCACGAGCGTCTGCGCCAGGCGCGCAACCACCATGAGGAGCAATATGGCCAGGACAACTGA
- a CDS encoding helix-turn-helix domain-containing protein gives MARTTDNVEMGTGDVFKDLGLEDAQERRLRTQLAMRVNDLLAARKLSQSAAARILGIAQPHVSELHNYKLRRFSSERLLQFITLLDRDVEIIIRPKTSLQSGGMVSVLMAV, from the coding sequence ATGGCCAGGACAACTGACAACGTGGAAATGGGCACGGGCGATGTGTTCAAGGATCTGGGTCTGGAGGACGCCCAGGAGCGCCGCCTGCGCACGCAGCTGGCCATGCGCGTGAACGATCTGCTGGCCGCTCGCAAGCTGTCCCAATCGGCAGCCGCACGCATCCTGGGCATTGCCCAGCCGCATGTCTCCGAGCTGCACAACTACAAGCTGCGCCGCTTCTCCTCGGAGCGGCTGCTGCAATTCATCACCCTGCTGGACCGGGATGTGGAAATCATCATCCGCCCCAAGACCTCCTTGCAGTCCGGCGGCATGGTCTCGGTCTTGATGGCCGTCTGA